The following are encoded together in the Pseudomonas xantholysinigenes genome:
- a CDS encoding PaaI family thioesterase translates to MERDNPFWRVVRGQLPQPNAAKLLGWRFVDYREDLRQIEVEYEASSSLTNPLGYIQGGMLTAMLDDCMGPAIYAMLGWEQVALTTRMTTRFLNPALPGRILGCARLIRRGPKGWYTSGQLMDAKRNVLVTGSARFKVFELPR, encoded by the coding sequence ATGGAGCGTGATAACCCGTTCTGGAGAGTCGTCAGGGGCCAGTTGCCGCAGCCCAATGCCGCCAAGCTGCTGGGGTGGCGTTTCGTTGACTATCGAGAGGATCTGCGACAGATCGAAGTCGAATACGAGGCCTCTTCCTCGCTTACCAATCCACTGGGGTATATCCAGGGCGGAATGTTGACGGCGATGCTCGATGACTGCATGGGGCCTGCTATCTACGCCATGCTTGGGTGGGAACAGGTGGCGCTAACAACGCGGATGACCACGCGCTTCTTGAACCCTGCGTTACCTGGTCGCATCCTGGGCTGCGCCAGGCTGATTCGACGCGGGCCAAAGGGCTGGTACACCAGCGGCCAACTGATGGATGCCAAGCGCAATGTGCTGGTAACAGGTAGTGCGCGCTTCAAGGTGTTCGAACTGCCGCGCTGA
- a CDS encoding SCO family protein → MPRVLRLLCLVLLSLSLPCSLPPTLAQATPWGADYFPNIPLLTQDGDHVRFFDDLIKDKVVAINFIFTGCGDSCPVETARLRQVQKLLGERVGQDIFFYSISIDPYNDTPATLKRYAQKFAIGPGWTLLTGEAADIEQLRRSLGLYIEGLENGRSKDHNLSLIIGNQATGRWMKASPFESPYILADRLANSLHNWKQANAQAEAEAPVIRPPSTGEQLFRTRCSSCHTLGDAEPGITRGLGPDLLGVTRQRDAHWLTRWLKEPDRMLAEKDPLAMLLYEQYNQLAMPNMRLGETEVAALLGYLEEETTRLNGR, encoded by the coding sequence ATGCCCCGCGTCCTGCGCCTGTTGTGCCTGGTGCTGCTCAGCCTGAGCCTGCCCTGCTCCCTGCCGCCCACCCTCGCGCAAGCCACTCCCTGGGGGGCGGACTACTTCCCCAATATCCCCCTGCTCACCCAGGACGGTGACCACGTGCGCTTCTTCGACGACCTGATCAAGGACAAGGTGGTGGCCATCAACTTCATCTTCACCGGCTGCGGCGACTCCTGCCCGGTGGAGACCGCGCGCCTGCGCCAAGTGCAGAAACTGCTGGGCGAACGCGTCGGCCAGGACATCTTCTTCTACTCGATCAGCATCGACCCCTACAACGACACCCCCGCCACCCTCAAGCGCTACGCGCAGAAGTTCGCCATCGGCCCCGGCTGGACCTTGCTCACCGGCGAGGCCGCCGATATCGAGCAACTGCGCCGCAGCCTCGGCTTGTACATCGAAGGCCTGGAGAACGGCCGCAGCAAGGACCACAACCTCAGTCTGATCATCGGCAACCAGGCCACCGGCCGCTGGATGAAGGCCTCGCCGTTCGAAAGCCCCTACATCCTTGCCGACCGCCTGGCCAACAGCCTGCACAATTGGAAACAGGCCAATGCCCAGGCCGAGGCCGAGGCCCCGGTCATTCGCCCGCCCAGTACCGGGGAACAGCTGTTTCGCACCCGCTGTTCGTCGTGCCATACCCTGGGCGATGCCGAGCCTGGGATCACCCGTGGGCTGGGGCCGGATCTGCTGGGGGTGACCCGGCAGCGCGATGCGCATTGGCTGACGCGCTGGTTGAAAGAGCCAGACCGGATGCTGGCGGAGAAGGACCCTCTGGCCATGCTGCTGTATGAGCAATACAACCAATTGGCGATGCCGAACATGCGGTTGGGAGAGACCGAGGTGGCCGCCTTGCTGGGATACCTGGAAGAAGAGACCACGCGGCTTAACGGGCGCTGA